The genomic stretch TGCGAAGTGTGATCTTACtcgtgtttgtttttttttgaaacacacacacacacacacacacacacacacaatttatgcatagagaaaaaaaaatgtggaaatacaCACCCTCAAATGTTACATTATGTTTAGTCACTGGGATTAtgaggtttttaaatatattcttgcATGCTTTCTGAATGTTTTGCAGGGAGCATGtgatatttttccattaaaaataatatacttaGTCATCTACcctatttttaaagagtatttattataaatggttactaatgtgtttttttctttaaagaaaaaggcaGCAGATTGCTCACTGCATGACCTCTCAAATATCTGAGACACCAtgccctccctttcttcccatgAGTCTTCTGTGTCCAGAAGAGCTACAGAGGTCTTGTGTCCTGGGTCAGCGATTTGGGAAGAAGGCACTGTGCTACCTTTAGTCCATAAGCGACATAAGTGAGGAGTAAACTCTCCTCACATGATGGCACATCTACACGGATTACCCTCCGGGGATGCCGTTAAGAACCAAATGTTACCCTCCTGAACACATTTCCCTAAATACTTAAGTCAGAGTAACTGGGGCTAGGGAGAGCAGATCCCGTCATGGTTGAGACACAGCCCTCATTTATTAGAGAAAGGACAACAATAACAACGTCCATCCGTGGCAGGGGCTGATTGAGTTGCAAATTCTCAAAATACTTGAATATGGTTTCCGATACCAAGGCTGTGGTTTCCAGGACTGCAAATTCACATTCCTCCATTGTCGTTCCCCTAGACTAACTTCATTCGTGGGACCAGACTCCCATGATACATACCCTGGGGATGCAGCGACAAACCCTTTGTGGGATGGAGGCCACACGGACAGCCCTCAGCAGGGACCCAACAGAACGCAGCCCCCAAGCACCCTCCCACGTGGTCTGTGGGCCTCTGCGTGGCTCCGGGAGGCCCCCTGATTCACAAGGACCCAGTAGAGACGGGAGGGAACACAGAGTCAGAGgctgggctgtgctgacagcggcTCAGGTGGACAGAAAGGTGGGCCAAGTGAACAGACTTCATCAATAAGCTCGTGGGACGGAGAGTCCCTTTCCACACAGGACGCCATAAAATACTTTCATAAAGTTTGTACCTGTCCGGAAGGAGGATGACAACTCAAAATGACACTGGGAAGGTCTGCACGGCCAGGCCGAGTGGCAAGAGGGAAAACGTAAAGAAAACCGAGGGCACCTTACACCCTGGAAGACAGATACACGGAGTTCTGTGCTGTAAGGAATCCGCATATACAGCAGCTCCGCTGGGAAGCAAAGAGCTGTCGCTTCTGCCTCTTGGGCCTTATAGACCCGAATAAGCCAGTTTCTGAAAGCCGGCGAGAAGCTCCGTGCGTTTACCGGCGTTTCCTATCGGAGTCCGTGACATGCCCCCATTTCAGGGTCAAGACGGTGGGAGAGACACATCTCCGTGAGGTCCACGCGTTGAGTGTATCGGTGCTTCTCAAGGTGCCTGTGTGATGTGTAATGTGTTTCTGTCCTGTTTCTACCCAGCGCTTGAGGCtgatgggggcggggcggggaggggagagacgcGCAGGCTTCTGAGGACGGACTGAAGAAGGACGCGACTATTCGGCGTCTGGTTGGATAGGCGTGCCCCCACTGATCATCTGACGCCCTGCCGGTGGGCAGCAGAGCAGCCTCTGCTTTTCTTGCTTTGACAAAGTCCCAAGGCTCCTACGACAGGACGCACTTACACAAGGCGCGCTGGAGAAAACAGCCGGGACCCAGATCACAGCGCGCCATGAGGTCAAAAGTGCTGCGAACCTCCGGAAACCGAGTCTATAGTGGAGGCCAGGGCAGACGAACAGAGGGTGAGAGCCTCCTGCCCTTCCCACGAGAAGACGTGACCacggaacccccccccccccgttcccaCCCCCACTTTGTCTGGGTCATGCTCGAGAAATGTAAATAAGTCACATCCCTCACAAATGCCACGTCCGGATTGTGCACGACGGTTTGAAAGCCACTTTGTCATAACGCGTGATGATGacacttcttaaaaatgtatgCTCTCGCGGACGTAGATTAGGTTAAGAGGTCACAGCAGCGTGGTATGTTGGACTGGGTGTGGGATACCTACACCACGACCAGGCTGTGTCTGGCCTGCAAGTGAGCCATGCCCGAAAACCcactactgggggggggggtggggcgggcaaCAGTGACCAGCTAACCAGTGGCAAATGTCTTCCCCCAGCGCTCCTCAAAACTCTCCCAGGGCAACACCCCTTAAAGTCGAGGAGTGTGACCCCAGCACTGCAAGCACTGCTTTTCCTTGAAGTCTCCTGTTTAATCATGAAAAATGCATGCGAATcctgcctccaccccccaccaccaaaacCAGGAACTTTGAGAAACATCAATATCTCAGGAGGCtgcttctggttttttgttttcttgttgttgttgttgttatttgttttttttttttttttttaatttttttttcaacgtttatttatttttgggacagagagagacagagcatgaacgggggaggggcagagagagagggagacacagaatcggaaacaggctccaggctccgagccatcagcccagagcctgacaccgggctcgaactcacggaccgcgagatcgtgacctggctgaagtcggaggcttaaccgactgcgccacccaggcgcccctttttttttttaattttttttcaacgtttatttatttttgggacagagagagacagagcatgaacgggggaggggcagagagagagggagacacggaatcggaaacaggctgtttttttttttttttttttaagattctggcagaTGGCCACAAGCCCCGATACTGGAGATGCCACACAGTGGAACGTCACACCGCCTGAGTCTGTGCGACGTCGTGGCCATCAGACTTGCTCTCAAGGTCCGAGTTCCTCCCAATCTCTGCTCCTCCGCGGACAGTGCCGCAGACCCGGCTCTTCCCCTACGGTTGCTGAAGACCCCGCGAAACAACAGGACCTCGCTCAACAAGATGTGGGTTTTGTGGGGCCTGATGTGACACACGTTGGCCAGCAGGACACAAACACGTACGCACCAACGCGGTAAAGTAATCTACTCTTCAAGAGGAGAGTCAAGAgttcagatttcctttttttcttgaatggtGGTGGCTAAGGAAAGACGAATGAGATTTTTACCATTTGCATTTTCGTAACAGACGTCACGTGGACCAGAGGTTTGAGGACCGCTCTGCCGCGGGGAAGCGGCGATGCACCTTCAACAGCACGCACGcctgcgcgcgcgcgcacacacacacacacacacacacacacacacacacacacagcggaGCAGCGCGCCTCCGAGCCCCGGGGCACTGCACGCACCAGTGCACTCGCCGTAAACTAGCAGGTGTGGTGACCAGCCGGCGCCACGGAAGCCGGCCACACGACAGAGGTCGGAGCATCGTCAGGTGACTCGGCAGGTGCATAGCGATCACCTGTTGCCCGCCCAGTGGAGGGGCCAGGTCAGCAGGAGAAGCTCATCAGTGGGCCACGTCTACGTGACGATCGAGGGCCCAGGTTGTTCAACCGAGGGATGCCGCCCACCCGCTCCGGGCCAGCCCCGCTCTTCCCACCCAGGCCCGGCCGGCGAGTCCCCGAAGCCCCCTCGGTCCGTCAGTCCATCCGCCCGCCGTCCGCGCTCCCGAGCCAGCGCCGGGCGCGAGGCGGCGGTGGCGTGTGCTGACGTCATATGGGCCGCCCGCCCCCGATTGGCCGCGGCCGCCTCACCAGACCCCGAGCGGACGGgcgcgcgggcggggcggggcgcgcggaGGCCACGCCCCCAAGCGGCGGGCCGGGCAGGGTCACGTGACCCGCGGCCCCGCCACCGTCGCCCGCCTTAAAAGCTACACCGCGCGCCCCGCGCCCAGGGCCCAACTCCAAGCGGTCCGGGCCGTAGCCACTTTCCACAGCGAGTCCGCGCGCGGGCGCCCCTCGGACAGGTAGGTGGGGCGCGCTGGGGATGCCCCGGGGTCGATGCGGGCCGGCGCCGAGCTCGGGTCGGGAGCCGGGGATCCGggcgcccccggcccggccccggggCGGGGTTGCACCCCTGACCCCTGCGGGCCGGCTCAGTGCCCCCCTCCGTCCGCCGGCCCCGGGAACTTGGCGCAGCTCGCGGGCGGGGTCCGGGAAACTTTCGGGCTGGACGGGCCGGCAGTCGAGGTGCGTGCCCTGCTTCCGCGCAGAGCGGCGCAGCTGCTCCGGACACctggccgcccccctcccccgtcgGCGCACCGGCCAGGTgggctgaggggggtgggggtagcgTCCCCACCCGGCGGCCGTGAACTTGACGGggtcccgccccctccccctgcaggaaCGCCGGCCGGCGCCCGGGGACCGATGCCCAGGCTGGACGACCACTGCTGGAGCTGTTCCTGTGCTCAGGGCGCCAGGCACCGGAGCCTCCCGCGAGCCGGGCCCGGAGGGCTGGCGGCCAAAGTGGGGGACATGCTCGGCCCCGCGGCGCTGGCGGCCCGCCGCGGCCCGGACCCAGACCCCGCGCCGGCTCGCGGGCCTCGGAGCCCCGGGCCGGGGGGGCGCGGCGCTGGCGGCGGCCCCCCCGGCAGCTGGCACCACCACCTGGTGCAGAGAAGCCTGGTGCTGTTCTCGGTGGGGGTCGTGCTGGCCCTGGTGCTCAACTTGCTGCAGGTGCAGCGGAACGTCACCCTGTTCCCCGAGGAGGTCATCGCCACCATCTTCTCCTCGGCCTGGTGGGTGCCCCCCTGCTGTGGGACGGCGGCCGGTGAGTGgagcggggtgggaggggggaggtccggggttgggggggggaggtgggcgcgcaggggcgggggccgcgggggcGCCGGGCCGGGCTCCCGCCGACCTGGCCCCGGGGCCGCGCGCGGAGCCCGCCGCCCGCCGGGGATTGGCCGCCGCGGAACTGGTGAGCGGCGCGGCCGGGCTGCCATTGGCCGCGCGCGCCAACACGCTACCCGCGGGCCGCCGAAAACAAACCGTCACGTGGgccggcgggcggggcggggcgcgggtcAGGTGCGGGGGCGCCCGGCCGCTGTCAGCTGCGGGCGGGCGCGCGCGCCCGGTGCGCTCCCCCGGCCGCGCGCGTAGAAAGACCCGGCCGATCCGGGCCCAGAAGAGCGCTTGCTGCTTCTGTAGTCACGCGGCGCCCGTCGGCCGGCAGACACTCGCCAGGTGCGGGCTGCGGCCTCCGCTGAGCCCGCCCCTGCCCTCGGCGCAGGGGCCCGCTCCGGTGCGCGGAGCAAAGGTGCGGCGACGGGGGCGCCCCGCTGCTTGCTTTGCAGCCGGGCCGGCGTTCGCGGTCTGCTTATTAGTTTAGATCTTCTGCGCTTTGCTTCCTTCGCGCCTGACAACAGCGCTCTCTGCCGgtgctccattttacagatgtgaaaactgagtcACAGGGAGAGGCTAAGCGACCGGGTCTAAGGGCACACAGTACAGAGCAGGGCCACTGCTCACACCTCTGCGCCCTGCCTGCCCGCAGTCGGGGTGTGTGTGCGGCGCACTGATGAAACGCAGCACCTTCTGAGCACGCTCCCTGAAAACCGCCGGAGGGCCCAGGACTGGGAATGGGGAGCTGTGTTCTAGTGAGGACACATCCCTGGGGGGTACTGCACTTACTCCGCGGGCAGAATGTCTTCATCTTTGTTCTTAGAAAGGTAGGGTCCTGGGATGCCTGcgggcgcagttggttaagtgtccgaccgcCTTgcgctcaggttacgatctcgaggtttgtgacttcgagcccggCGTCCgaccctgcgctgacagctgggagcctgcagcctgcttctgattctgtgtctccctctgtctctgtccctaccctgctcacactctctctctctctctcaaaaataaataaacgttaaaaaaaaaaaaaaaaaacttaggatcCTACTTTGCCTTTCTAAACCTTTAAGTAACACAGctatactattaattttttttttaacgtttatttacttttgagacagagagagacagcatgaacaggggaggggcagagagagagggagacacagaatcggaaccaggctccaggctccgagccgtcagcccagagcccgacgcggggctcgaactcacaagccgtgagatcatgacctgagccgaagtcggacgcttaactgactgagccacccaggcgcccccatagctTACTATTAAATATCCTTTTTGAGATACTTGCCTAGATGCAGATTGCATTTTTCATGCACATTTGGTACAGCGGTTTGTTTGAATCAAAAATTCGATTCTAAAAGTGAAATCGTTTAGTTTAGGCTTTCTTTGCAATTGCAGCCTCAAGGAATTCCAGGACTACCTGAAACACAATTTCTCTTACTACCCCCCCCCCTCgtatgtttgtatgtttgtaCCTGTTTCGCTTTTAACCTTCAAAGGTGAGATGAAATTGTAGCGAAATAAGTTACAGAATCATTTGCATTCCAGTTTTCAAATCTCCGAAACTGGACCTTGAGAAAATGTCGAATGAAATTGAAACCCGAGTTTCTAGAACCGAGCCTCTTGTTTCTCGGTTCAAGAGCCTGAAATACTTGCCTCTTTCATAGGACGCCAGGTGGATGTGCTCCCTGGCTTCCAAGCCTCAGCGTTTCAGTGACTTGACCAGCTGAACTTTGTGCCCCACAGTCGCTCCCGTGGGCCTGGACCCCCAGCAGCCCGCTTTGCTTCTGGCCTGGAACCCCACGCCCTTCCCCCGTCTAAATTCTCCTTATCCGATCCCATGCTTTAAAGTTCCGTGTCTGTAAAAACTCCCTAACTCCTCCCGACCACAGTAAGCTCTTGTAGTTACATAACCCTTATCactttacacatgagaaaacaaaCACGAGGATCCGGGTCCCGTCAGAGCCAGTGTGATCCTTTTGTTCTCAAGGACAACAAAAATGTAAAGTTAATCttaattaaaatactgtattctGTAGCACATACGTTTTCTAGGGAAAGAACTGATTTGAGTAATATGTTAACAATTGCCACGTGGAAAGCCTATCACCTTGAAGCTGGCACAGTCTAACactgttttgtttcgttttaacAGCTGTTGTCGGCTTGCTGTACCCGTGCATCGACAGTCACCTTGGGGAACCCCACAAGTTCAAGAGAGAGTGGGCCAGCGTAATGCGCTGCGTAGCGGTTTTCGTTGGCATCAACCACGCCAGTGCTGTATCCTTCAGTGGGTTGTGCCGGGTCCAGAGCATTCTCGTGGGTTCCGTGTTGCAGCGTTTTGTGACTTTCAACGAGCGTCTTACTTTATGGGTCACTTGAATGGTCTCCTTCCAGCTATTCCGTTTTAAAGCGTGCCGCTTGGTTTATACTTAGCGAGAGTTTTCAGAGTTTTCGAAATGGTGCAGGGAGACTGTCAAAATAGTACCAGAAGCAGAGTGGACTTCTTTGTTCTGCCTTCTGTCAGACAGAATCTTCTGGTTCCTTGCAGTTGGTTCCTTGCTCGTAGGTTCCTACCTCGCATCTTCCCTTGTGAAGATCTGGTTTCTGTGGCCCAGTGACCGGTGGCTGGGGGTTCCTCTTCTTGGGGCCACTGCTTCCAGAGGTTGGGGAGAACCCCCTCCCTGGCCGTGACCATGAAGTTTCAGGGACCGACGTGGTGTTCTCtggaggagcctttttttttttttttttttttttaagtttatttacttattttgaaagagtgtgtgtgtgcatgtgggagcggagggggggcagagagagaatcccaggcaggctctgtgctgtcgcacgaggctcagtctcacacaccgtgagatcaggacttagctgaaatcaaagttggacgcttaaccgaccgagccccccgggtgcccccgGAGTAGGGTTCCTAATGGAAGGTCCCCAAACTTCCAGAGTCCACGGGTGGAGTATGTTGCACAGACTTATGTTACGTGTCTGTTGTTAAGTGCATTTTTCAGGAAGATAGGCCATCGAGTACCAGGTCTCAGAAATTTGGGGTTTCTTTAGGAAGCCTAGGTCCTATCTTGAAATTTTAGGGAAAGGTACTTTAGAGTTAC from Prionailurus viverrinus isolate Anna chromosome A2, UM_Priviv_1.0, whole genome shotgun sequence encodes the following:
- the INSIG1 gene encoding insulin-induced gene 1 protein isoform X1, with the protein product MPRLDDHCWSCSCAQGARHRSLPRAGPGGLAAKVGDMLGPAALAARRGPDPDPAPARGPRSPGPGGRGAGGGPPGSWHHHLVQRSLVLFSVGVVLALVLNLLQVQRNVTLFPEEVIATIFSSAWWVPPCCGTAAAVVGLLYPCIDSHLGEPHKFKREWASVMRCVAVFVGINHASAKLDFANNVQLSLTLAALSLGLWWTFDRSRSGLGLGITIAFLATLITQLLVYNGVYQYTSPDFLYIRSWLPCIFFSGGVTVGNIGRQLAMGVPEKPHSD